The Prionailurus bengalensis isolate Pbe53 chromosome D3, Fcat_Pben_1.1_paternal_pri, whole genome shotgun sequence DNA window AACATTATGCCCAGTGGAAAACTGTATAAGCACCCCCCCCATCAAGATCAGGCACGAGGCAAGGATGTCcacctcctcaaaaaaaattattttaatatgtatttatttttgagagagagacagacacggagtgcgagcgggggaggggcagagagagggagacacagaactggaagcgggctccaggctgtcagcacagaggccgacgcggggctcgaactcacaaactgtgagatcacgacctgagccgaagtcagaggcctaaccgactcggccacccaggtgcccctccacctcctcaaCCGGCACCTtctccaccatcaccaccacaatAACACCCATCATCGTCTCCTCCACAGCCTCTACCCTCCTCcagcacctccccctccccctctactatcacgaccccccccccccacccttcactGTCACTCTCCCACCACCAGTCAACACTGACCACAGTCCGGGACGTGGGCTAGAGACCCGCCTCGGCCACTACCCTTCTCAGTTTGCCCGTCTGTACCTTGCGTGGTAGGGCCGTACTAGCTGTTTGCAAACCATGCTCCACTGAGCACTCGGGGCTCGTGCAGGGGCACAGGGAGGTGAAGAGGTGCCCTCCGGGGGCAGCCCGTTCCCCCTCCAAAATACAGCTCTTCTCTCATCCGACTTAGGGTAGGAGTCCTGGTGAGAGTTTATGAGAACAAAGGATTCTGTGGCTCAACAGGGTTGAAAATCAGCGGAAACGCGACCAACACAAGCGGAGGCTAAGGATCGTAGCAGGTGACTCATGGGAGAAGGACTCTGTACGAAGCCCCCGATTCACCGATAATCCAACAGCCCACCTAGGAAAAAGACGGAAAACCTTGGCGGCGTTGCCAAGGacggaggggaaggaggggcactCCCGGACCAAGATGGGGGTGGAAATGGTGCTGCCCTTGGACAAGTCGTTTGGGAGCACCTAGTGCTCCCACCAGAAGGACCTACAGGCAGGAGTGCCCCGTGCATGCGTCTGCAAAGACACGCACGTGCAGGGCACCCTCAGAaatatgtgaggacacagggccgcccagctctgccacctgtgACCGCCCTTCATGAGCTCACCCGGCGCCTGCGGTGGCCCCCGCACACCTGCCCAGAGGGACCCTGAAACTGGCTCCGTTCTGGGGCCACCCAAAGCCCAGGCGAGCAGGAGTCTGGGCTCACACCTCAAAAAGGGGAGCCGCCTGTACAAGTCCATCAGGTCAAGGCCACTTCCTGGGGCTCATCGTTCTTTCCCTCCGTGTAAGGTAGTCGGTAAACCGCAAGGAGGCTGAGCTCCCAGGCCAGACCTAGGATCTgagccctctcccccactcaccggCCGTGTGACGTCGGAGGGGTCAGCTCACCTCCGTCAACAGTTCGCGGAGCAGGGACGGCTTCCTCATGGGCTAAACGAAGCTGAGCAAAGAGACTCCGTAGCGACTTTTCCAATGGGATCGTTTACGTGGAAAGCAAATCGAGAAACGTTGATGATATTAATGCTCCAGGCCCTTGCCTCGCAAAGCAAGTGCTCTCTGAACATCCTCTCACTTGACAGGAGCACTGGCTAGAACTCTGCCACACCAGTGGGCACAGGGACGGCCTCCCTTTTCTCACTTATGAACCATGCGGGCACGGGCATCCTGGCAGGCCCATCTCAGGGCCCACACGCAGGCACTTCTGTAGGCCGGCTCCGGGTAAGAACTTCCGGGGTGAAAGGCAAGGACATGATGCTGTCATATGACCCTCGGAGAGGGCCGTATACCTGCACTCCGGTCCACTCAAAACCACGCCGTGCGAAGATCTGATCTGCACAAAGACAAGCCGTTCTTATCTTATGAGAGGTCACGGGAAAAATTCAAAAGTGTTTCTAACTGGCTCCCCGATGGCTGGCCCCGTCCTTCCAGCCAGAGCTCTGCTGTCGTGGGGAAGGCGGCCCTCAGGCCCAGCCTGTCCAACTTAGGTGTGATGGAAGGAAGGACTTCCTAACAGCGAGGAGTTTTCAGATGCTGGAGACGACAGAAGTTGCTGGAAGGATTCCTCCAGGGGTCTCTCAAGATGGGAGGCCAGAGGTAGTTTGAGCTCTCCGGTGGGAAGAAGCCAGGTTCTCCCAAGACCTTCTTGTCCAAGAACCTAGCGACTCAGGGGAAAATGGCATCCAGCCGCCCTTCCCCCCAGATGCCGGCAATAACGCCTCATACAAGGGCGCAGGGTTTGGGGGCCCACCAGCCGTCTGAAATTCAGAGCACTGCCTTCTTCCCTTTGCCAGAGACGTGgtcgaggcccagagagggcaagcgACTTGCTCCAGGCAGCACAGCCAGGGAGGGTGTAGAgttgcacccctcccccccccataacCCCGGAGCACCAGACCCGGGACCAGTGCCcgcccagggccccccccccgcctgcaaGTTCACGTCTCAGGAGAGCCGCGGGGCCGTGGGCTCGGCCTCCAGACGCGGTGGACTCTTGGCGTCCCCGCACGTGCGCAGCATCTTGGGTAGATCCAAGGCGCTGGGGTCCCAAGGCCAGCTGGTCCTTCCCCCGCCACGTGACCTCAGGCCAGCCCCGACGGCGCCCTCGGGAACGTGGGGACACCCTGTCCGCAGGGCCGTGCTGCCAGAGGCTCGGGCACCCGCTCCACCAGCAAGCGAGAGCGCCCGCCCTGCAGGTGCGCGCATGCGCCGTGGGCGAGGCGGAAGGGCCTGACGCGCGGCGGGCTGGGGTCAGAGGCCTCTTTGCCGCCTTTCCGCCTGCAGACCCGAGCGCCGCGGCACCTCCTGCCGTCCCAGCTGAGCTGCAGGGGTGTGGGCACAACGGACGTGGGCCTCTCCTCCAACTCTGCTTGCCCTGCATTCCCGCACTcactcatgcatgcattcattcggGAACAGGATTGCAgaagtgtgaccttgggcaagtcacttcacctctctgagttaGCGTGCCTTCCTCTGTGAAACGGCGGATAATACCCGTGCCTCCCTCAGCTTTGTGAGGACCCAATGCATAGAAAGCGCTTAGCGCCGTGCCTGCTATGCCCCGGGTACTCAAGCAGTGACGGAAAGTGGACCCGACAGGGGGATTTCAACACTGACAAAGGATACAAGTAGGAGATCTGGGGGCCAAAGGGGTCTCTCTCGGAGAGCCTCGTCCCACAACCTTCCCCAGGGCAGGTGCAGGAGAGGTGTCCCACCTCCCAACGTCACTCTTCCTCTCCGCTCCTCCTTCAGAGAGCAACTTGAAGGGATTCATTGGGCTCAGCAtgcattgagcacctactggaTACCCAGCTCTGTACTGGGCTCTGACCTGCAGTGCAGCTGGGCAGGGAAGCCACAGAATCTCAGAGATCAGAACTGCCTGCCGTGCCCTCTCTAGAGGTGGCACTTCCTGGCAGCAGGAGCAACAAAGATAATCAGAAACGGAGCCCTTTCTCCCTCCCGGGCCCCAGGCCATGAGCTCTAGGAGCATTTTCTCATCTGAGCCTCGCGACAGGGCAGGATCTGTGGTTTCACCGGTGAGGCGCTGAGGCCCCAAAAGGGGGCGGAaactgcctaaggtcacacagcctggaaGTGGAATTTGAACTCGGGTTTGGATCCAAGTCTTGTGGGATGCAGACACCTTAACTCCTTCCCCCACTGCTCCTGAAGGAGTGTCCTGCCCAGAGTCAGTGCTGATAAGTATTTGGCTTGTTTTATAGACGGGAACAcaacagagaggggaggggtgatACCCCAGGTCACCCGGCAGCTAATCCAGCTGGctaccacccctccccaccctttccaACCCCCCAGAGATGGCCTTGGCACCTGCCCCAGATGGGCCCAAGTTCCTGGGCTCCCCTACCCCTGTTGTCAGCCGCATCTCCCGCCACACTCGCCCAGACAATATCTAAGCCCTCACTGGGGTCACCGCACCTCGGAGGGAGACAGGGAACAGCTGTCACATGACCCCTGGCCCCGCCAGGCGCCAGACCCCTGCAGAGGGGCACACGGGGTTGCGGGGTCCTTCCCCAAAGGGCGGCATGagcctgtctctcctctctggccaCATCCTTCACCCCCTCCTTGGAGTTCACGGGACTTCCCTGGCTGCTGGCTCTGCTCTGCTCTCACCGGACACTTCCaggcccctctgccctgcccccaccccaagaaaAGACGTTATAACGCCAAAGTTTCAAGCATCTGAGAATCGCTGATCTGGTGATTCTGGAGCTTCTAAACCTAGGTCTGGAAAGAAGAGGTGACTCTCAGAACGGCTGGACACTTAGAGACAGAAGTTTCCGCCCTTTTCTCTGGGCACAGCACTTCACAGTTGACAGCTAACGGAAGCTCACATTCACTGAGGACCCGTGGGGGGCCTGCTCTAAGCATTTTAAGTGAATGACCCGAACTCCCACCACCGCCCCTCTGAGGTAAGGGCCAGCATTATTCCCATCTCACAGCTGAGGAAACTCAGGCTCGGAGAGGTTTAGcgacttgcccgaggtcacacagccgggtggtggcagagctgagattggaACCCAGGTCATGGGAAGCCTGTACCCCTAAGCAGCAGGCTCCACTGTCCCACACGCTGTAAGGTGCGTTCACGTCTATTCACCTGGCAGCATTCTGGCGGGTGGGGGAGCCAGGGCAAAGGCTGTGGTCCAGGGGCTTTACAAGAGAAGAACCCATAGCTCAAAGAGGTAagctgacttgcccaaggccatgcaGGTAGAAGGGGCCTGACTGGGTCTCCAGGTTCCTTATTTCCCCGTCCCACTACGTCCCCCTCCCCTTGCAGTCCCCAGTCCTCCACCCCGGTACAATCccagtctctctttttcccccctccagaCCCCCTGGCTGAGCCTGGCTCCCCAAAGCCTAAGGCAGAGGTCCCAGGTGGCCACCCATAGACCTGGACCCTCCATCCTTCCAGGGCACCCCTAGGTGGCCCCTACAGGGCCCCAGCGGGTGGTGGGATGCCCATGCCCGGCACCGCAGAGGCCTCTGGCCTCAGGGACCCCGGCAGGAGCAGATTTACGAGCAGGACTATTTTATACTTTGCAGCTGCCGCTATAAACCCTGGACCCatttggctgggggggggggggggcggggagcagctGCAGAGGAACCCCCCAGGGCCCTGGAGCCCCTGCCAGATCTTCCAGGCTTTTTCTGAGCAGCCAGAGGAATCCTGAAATTAAAACCTCCTGAAAACATGGCAAATCCCTGTCTTGCTCCACACAGGCCTGCTTCTTCCCCGACACCAGCTGAAGAGCCGGAGacgaggcagggcagagagggacacaaCAGAGACCCGGGTCCCCGGTCGGCTCTGGGTGGGTCCCAGCCCCTGTCTGGTCCACAGATGCCCATGCACGAAATGGGGGTGCTGGTCTGGTTCAGGGTTTCTGAGACTGTCTGGACTTCAGAAGTTCCCTACAGTAACTTAGTTCAAACCGTCCCACTGTAAGATTCTGTGCTCCAActacttgctggctgtgtgaccttggacaagtaacTTGACCTCTCCGAGTCTAttgtttttatctgtaaaatggggagaaataaCCATCTCATTAAGAaggctgtaggggcgcctgggtggcccagtcggttgagcggccgacttcggctcaggtcatgatctcgcggtccgtgagttcgagccccgcgtcgggctctgtactgacagctcggagcctggagcctgtttcagattctgtgtctccttctctctttgaccctcccccattcatgctctgtctctgtcccaaaaataaataaacttaaaaaaaaattaaaaaaaaaaaggctgtaaaGAAGGAATAGAATACACAAGGAGTTCCTAGCAgcttatttgtaatagccaaaagctggaaaaccacccaaacgtccatcagcaggtgaacggataaacaaattatagtaCATCCATACGAGGGAATactactcagctataaaaagcaGGGaagtatcggggcacctgggtgcctcagtccgttgagcatccaactgtcgatttcggctcaggtcacgatcccagggtcacgggatcgagtcccaagttgggctccacgctgagggtgggttctctctctctccctctgcccctccccccagatcGTGCACAATTTCTCTctctacaaaaaataataaaatcaaaaataaagaaaataagagtatatggttccatttatagaaaattccagaaaacagaaatggatcCTAGTGACATAAACAGATCAATAGTTGTCTAGGGATTGAGGTGGGGAGAAGCGGTCAGCAGAGACCACAAAGGGGTATGAAGAAACTTTCAGAGGTGACGGATATGTCCATTAccctgattgtggtgatggctttAAGAGTATACACCTACACCTATGTCAGAATTATCAAATTGcacgtttttaaaaatgtgcattttatcgTGCGTCAGTTATACCTCTGCAAACCGGCAAGAATGAATATGTATCAGTAAAGCGCCAGAGACGCGTGTAACAGTCCATTTGTAAATGGCGGCCATTCCTGTTATTAACCATTGTGATCGCATCTAGAGGATTCTTTGAGTCATTTTCATCTCctccccggggtgcctgggtggctcagtcggttaagcattttcACCTCCTCCCCTAGAATATAGCCTCAGGTCTGTTGTGCCAATGGAGTGTCCTcggtacctggcacacagtaggtgctcattatGATGATGTTGCTCATCTCCCTGTGGGGAGTGTGGTGAGGGTTAAATGGTGTGATGGATGCTCACGTGTGCCTTCCTTCAGCCTTATACGCGTGCACCTGTGTGCACACacggagcacctactgtgtgcccggAGTGCTGGGGAGACACTGGGGACAGACCCGCAGGCAGAGACAGTTGCCCAGCCATACCCTCAGACACTCTGATTTCATTGGTGTGGGTCgggggacgcctggctggctcggtccgtggagcatctgacttcggctcaggtcatgatctccttgttcgtgagttcgagccccacatcaggctcactgctgtcagcgaggagcctgcttcggatcatctgtccccacccccccccccccacctctcccctgctcaggcgctcacgcgctctctcaaaaataaatcaacatatggaaaaaaaacttaaaacaaaaaaatctgagtgGGGCCTGAGTGGGGTTATGGTTTTAAAAGGCTCTCAGATAATCTCCATGTGCAGGTTGAGACCCCTGCCGGGTGGGGCAGGATCATCTCCTCTTCATAGTCATGGAAACGAAAGCCCAGATGGCCGAGGCCACGCAGCCGAGAAAGGACAGAGGTGGCGTGGACACAGGCAGATCTCATCCTAGGGGCCCAAACCTCCTTAATCACCCCAAGAAGATTACAGATGATgcacccagggcagagcccctgGAAGATGGGacttctgcccctcccgctcttGCCTTGACACGACCCCCAGCCAGGGGTTACCCAGACCCTCGGGCTGGTCGGAGAAACGCAGGGCCTGGGGACGAGGGCTCTCCAGCAGCCCCGCCCTCACCCCACCACACTGCACCAGCAGCCCCCATGCCCACACTGAGCTGGGGGCCGTGTCTTGGGGTGGTTTTGcggtccctccccctctctctatacAGCAGCGGCAGCAAGCCCAGCCCCCAGACAGACTCCCAGCCTGGGGGCAGCTGTGCGGTTTTATAAGCCCCGGGACAGTGGGGGCCTGTTCGGGCCCTGGCAGGTTCCTGGATCCCTGGGAACAGGGGAAcggcccacccccaccctcaagccccattttccccctctcctgGACCCAACCCACACATGCCCCCAACCACTGTCTGCTCCACAGCCCGCCCTCTGCTGGTGCCTGGCCAGATGTGTGCCCACAAGAGAGGCCCTGCTGGTAACGCCAGCAAAGATGTGGGAGCACACTGGAGGGGCTCTAAGCAGAAGTGGGGCcttgctctctcctcccccagggcctcattcattcattcattcattcaccaaaaaaGCTGTAGAGCCCATTTACCGATTCACTCTAGAATCAGACCACGAGGCTGGAATCCCGGCTGTGTGACCCGGGCACCTGACATCACCTctgtggacctcagtttcctcatctgtgaagtgggaataACAGCAGTGTCTATCTCATAGGCTCGAGAGTCCCAATAAGCAAATGATGTTCAGTGCTTAGAGCACTGCCTGGTAGGTACAGGTGCTCATTAACTATAAGCAATTATTATTAGCATTGAGCCCAGGGGACTGTGAAAGAAAggctgggcggggggagggtgctgTCAGGAAAGGTGACATCTAAGCTGGAAGCTAAAGAAGGAGGCGGAGTTAGCAAGACaagtggtggggggaagggtgtcATAGGCAGAGGGAATAATAGCTGTAAAAGCTCAGAGGTAAGAGGGAGGTTGACTTCTGCACTGGGACTCAAACTACCTCCTTAATCCTCACCCCCATCATTCCCGGGAGACACAGGCCATAACTAAGGCCACACATTACCTGTCCTGTGGCAGCTCTAGTTGACGATTAATGGGGGAGCCATTGACCACGGAGCCGCTGGTTGGAAAACTCATCCCTGCCTGCTCCCCAGGGATCTCTAACATCTACTTCTGTCTTACCTACCCCAGCCCTACCCAATCGCCTAGGACCCCGCAGGAGCTCAGGAGCAAGGAGAGAGCCTGTCACACACGGAGAGGTTGAGTGACTTGGTCAGAGCCACATAGCATGCAGGCATCCATATTGGATTTTCCCTACATTCTTGGGCGGGAGCCTGTctgggctgagagagggagggcccTTCCCCACTGCGCGAGACAGAGGCCATTGTGTGTTATGAAACCCAAACCCAGCGCCCCTCTGAAGGGATGTGGGGTCAGCGGAggagaggggctggtgggggcggggggatggcctccctgcccccatcacccCGGGGATCCAGCACGTGCTCCCAGCCCAGCCACATCTGGATTCCAGCTGGctgctccggggggggggggggggcgcagtgGCAGCAGGAACATGCCATCAAAGGCAAGGAAGAGCCTGGCGGTGAGGAGACAAAGGCTAGggctgcctcccaccccaggccaAGGGTGCGGTGACCATGGCGCTGGCCATGAGACCGACTCTAGTCCTCGGCCACTCTGCCGGAGGATGGGAGACTGAAACGTCGGCTGGTAGTGTCTCTACTGCTCCTATTTCCAGGGAAAGGAGGGGGGTGGCTCTCCGACAGCCACAGTAACTAGCAGACCTGCTCACAGAAGCCGGCTGGGTCTGTGTGGCCGCGAGTCCAGGGCTGGTGCCCAGTCTTGGGGCCAAGaactcccacccccttcccatgGGGAACCTGCTCTCCGCTCCCTTCCCGGATCTGCTCATTCAGCCTGCCTGCCGTATCTCCCCCAGAAAGCTGCCTCACCCCATGGAACAGTCCAGAAGAAaggctccaccccccacccccaccagcagactcatcccccacccccacccccaacccgccCCGCAGAAAACCAGCGACACTCGGGCCAGAATAAAGGTTTATTGTGCTGGTTTGCTATAGCTCAGCACCTAAAAAATTGTGCAGAGGTTAGGGGGGCCCCAGATGAAGGGCTGAGGAAGAGCACCCCCCAGAGCCTCCCCAGATCAGGACGGAGCTCAGTCTCCCTTGTCGAAAGCTAAAGAATGCTGTGGGCACAGGCTGCCAGACAATGCACGTGAGCGACGTGGAGGGGggccagggccccccccccccgctccaggCTGGGTGTTGGAAACCGCCCCCACCTTCTCAGTCTCCCCCAGAGTGGGGCCCCCTCACACACAGCCCCCCAGCTTCGGGGGCCTGACAAGAAAGCTTTGATGCATTCATCCCATGCGGGTGGCAGCAACAGGATGAGCAATTCGTCCCCGGGCAGAGATGCTTGGCAGAATTGAGGGGACCCGAGCACCCCCAGACCCCATACCCCTCACCCGGGACCAACCACAAACTGGGGCACTGATTTCCAGAGTGTGCTCTGCAAGATGTTATTCTGTAACTGTAAAATAACAATGATGACGAcgacgacaaaaaaaaaaaaaaccctgtggtCAAAAACACCCTGTGGTCAAAAGCAGTTTGAGACAGACCAACCGGGTTCCAACCGGGGCCTTTACTGGAGTATTTGCAGAGCCCTGGGGTGCCCTAAGGGGGGTGGTACGGGGAACAGAGAGGCAGTGTTTCCTCAACTCATCGGACCCCAAAATCCTTTTTCCATAGAGCACCGCAGGGAACGCCGCTTTGGAAATGCTCATTTAGGGACGTGTCGCGATGTGCACACGGGCCCCCGGAAGCTTCCCGATTCATCAGGCCCACGTCTACGGTAGCTCTAACTGCGCCCGCCCCAGGGGCCTTGTCCCATCCACCCTGGTCCAAAACTCCTAGGTATTCTGACTTTTCTTTCCTACCCCCGGCGAGGTCCGCACCGTCACAGGGGACCCACGATCTACGTTTCCCAAAGGACGTGGCCCATGTCGTCGGCCGTGCTATCATGAATATAACAGGGATCCTTCCCATCCCCGCCTCCCCGGAGGAGCTGTGTTTGGGGTGCCGCCCTTTGGGGCTGCAGGGGCAAGTGTTCCTGGAACGGGGGGAGCTTCCCGGGGGAGGCCGGAGACCAGCACCTCTGCCCACTGCAGGGTTGGGACGCACTGGGATTTGCGGCAGGGGGGCGCTGAGGAGAGAGTGTCAGGGAGCGGAAAGGGTCAAGGGCCTTCCCACATCCACGGAGGTGACCACTAGGGGTCCGACAGTCAAGGCCAGCAGCCCCAGAGGCCTGTTAGACCTTGGGGGCGATACCACAAGCGCAGGGGCTCTCGGGGGGACCAGCGGGTCCTCTGGCTTCCTGGGCTGATGAAGGAGCCGCTTCTGACTCGCCTTGGCCTTGGCCGGCCTCCAGAGCCTCCTCCGCCCCCACCGCGCATGGCTCATCTGGCACCTCGGCTTTCTCCACCGGGACCCCACGTCCCTGGGCTTCCTGGCCCCCCTCCCGGCTGTCGCTCTCGTCTTCCTCCGACTTGCCCTCCATCCTGGCTCCGTCTCCACCGCCCAGGGCAGCTCTGGCGGGGGACTTGAGGTTCTGGGTGGCGGCAAGGATGTCAGCCTGGAGCTGCTGGGAGGAATCCAGGGCTTCCTCGGACCGGCCGTCGGGAGCCCGGTCGGGGACCTCGCTGAAGGCGCGGGGGCCCCCAGCCCGGTCACTCTGGTCCACGTACTTCTTCTTGGGGAAAGACGAGGGGTAGTAGGCCGAGGCCTTGTGCTTCTGGCGGGTGATGAGGGCGGCGCAGACGATGAACATCAGCAGGAACACCAGGGAACCCACCACGGCGATGAGCATCACGTACTGGCGGAAGAAGTCCACGATCCCGTCCAGGAAGTtggtggggggcctggggcccGCCAGGGGCGTGGGCCGGGGCCCCAGCGACGTGGGGCTGAGGGCCGGGGTCCGGGGGGGCGGGAGGCTCGGGGAGGAGGCCGAGGAGCCCTCGGCCTCCCCGCTGCCCCCTGTGTCCTCCAGGAAGGCGGCCTGCAGGGGCACGGAGTAGGCCACCGCGGGCAGGGCCCTGAGGAGAAGCAGCAGTGACACGAGCAGCCTGGGGACCACGGCGGAAACCATGTTGTCCAGGACCTGCGGGGAAGCGAGGCGGGAGACAGGTCAGGGTGGAACGCCGGGGTCTCGGGGACCGCGGCCAGGCGCAGGAAACAGCACGTGTTCCAGAAGGCCGCTTCCCCTGCCCGCCACACAATGGACCCCGTCCGCCGATACGTGGGGGACGTGCCCGCCCCCTCCTTCACTCTGAGATCCCAGAGGGACCCCTGGTGAGTCACCCCACTCCACTCTGAGGTCCTGGAGGGCGGGGACCGAATCTTATTTATCTCGGCACCCTCAGGGTTTCACACCATGTCtggtatacagtaagtgctccataaatgtctCTTGACCGACCGGGCCGAATGAATAATAACTTCCCCTTCCActgcctgccatgtgccaggtcCTATTTTAAGTTTCTGACACAGAACTTCATTGACTCCTGAGACCCACCCGATGGGAGAAGtactattattacccccatttcgCGGGtgtgaaaaactgaggctcagaggggttaagtcATTGCCAGGAGAGGGCAGGGGTTCGGatccaggcagggagggagaaatgatGGTAAGGCTGAGTAAGTAAGAAACAGAGTCACTGAGGGAGTGAGCCCTTCCTCTTTTGGGGAAccctccccagcagcccccagTGACTCTGGGGTCCCGTGAAGCTTCCAGACTCCCTGAGCTCAGCAGAGGGTCTGGATGCCAAGAACACGGCTAGCCCTCACCTCAAGGCACAAAGCAGGGTGTGGAGGcccgggagggggcggcgggACCCCTTGTGCCAGAGACAAAGCTGGAGACTGCGGGATCCCCAGTCCTACGGCCCCCCGTAAACGGGAACCAGATGAACCCcgcacctccctcctcccctgcggCAAGACTGCTCCCGACATGAACCCCCAGGCCCCA harbors:
- the TMEM119 gene encoding transmembrane protein 119, with product MVSAVVPRLLVSLLLLLRALPAVAYSVPLQAAFLEDTGGSGEAEGSSASSPSLPPPRTPALSPTSLGPRPTPLAGPRPPTNFLDGIVDFFRQYVMLIAVVGSLVFLLMFIVCAALITRQKHKASAYYPSSFPKKKYVDQSDRAGGPRAFSEVPDRAPDGRSEEALDSSQQLQADILAATQNLKSPARAALGGGDGARMEGKSEEDESDSREGGQEAQGRGVPVEKAEVPDEPCAVGAEEALEAGQGQGESEAAPSSAQEARGPAGPPESPCACGIAPKV